Below is a genomic region from Brassica rapa cultivar Chiifu-401-42 chromosome A08, CAAS_Brap_v3.01, whole genome shotgun sequence.
GGCTGGTTACAAGTTTTTGTGGACAGGCTACACGTTAAATATGAATCTATAATATGTAggtaaaaaaactttttaactTTTCACTTAAGTAATAGTTTAATATGCATCCTTGTATTGGTGGCTTTCACTATGTTATATGCTATAATAGTTTCAAATCCCATAAATTCCATAGCAAATTCTATGCACATTACATTACATTACAACAAAATAATCATACAAACTGTCCATGTGTACACTACAAACTGTCCATGTATACACTACAAACTGTCCATGTGTACACCTATTAACTGTCCCATAAGAATGAAAATGTTGCTGGACTTCCTCTTGGATACATGCGTAACCAGTAACCAGTTAAAGAAGATCTTCTACAGAATCTAGAAACCGTTAAAACCAGAGAAGTTTTACAAATTCGAAAGCTCAATGTATAAATTTTCTGATGCAGATACCTAACTTTATTGTTTGTGAACTGGCACATTTCTAGCAGCTTTCACGACTATTAACAAGAATGCCCAATAACAAAATGCAAACAAACTCACTAAGAGGACATATATAGAAGTCAGAAGTTCACGAGGTCACCTGTTTTCTGGTAATAGCTGAGCCGCAAGATAATTAAAACCAGACATAGGACAAATCCTATTGAAAACACAACACGGACCAAATCAAGTTATCAAAAGTTGAATACACATACATGCGCTTGCTTGGGTACCGGTCCGTCGCGAACTGCTTCTCAATCAATCAACCGGTCGTCCGTCATCTCCAGCTCCGGTGCCTCTGCAATTAGTCTCACTCCATTAATTTTTCCATCATCAAAAGACAAACCACTTCCTCGGTTCTCCTCTGCAACACATGCAATTGATTAGAAAGATCGAAACCAACACACGATTAAAACCCTAAATCTGAAACAAACAACattgtaaacaaaaaaactcaCTGACCTTCCGCTTTCTCTTTCTGctaccctcctcctcctcgtcaTTAAACCTTTTCTCTGTCTCCAATTTCTCTGACGTCAGAAAACACCTTCTAAGTTTATCGAACAATCGTAACCGTAATTTTTGTTTGTGGGTGAaagtaaaccaaaaaaatttttttttgccttttacGGACCCAATGTTTATTATGAAGCAAAAATTAATTTCGTCTTGGGCCCACAACCAAATCacttattttttcaaaattcgaATGCCGAAACAAAGTAACCAGCCAAGAAGTCAAATTACTTAGATACCCATCTCTAGTTTCACTTTTTCAAGGAGAAATAGGTCTATAACCACTAAAAAGTGCCTTGGTAGCACAATGTGCTCTTGGGTGTAATAAAAACTGGTAAAGTGACCATTTATGTTATAAACTCTTCTTTTTATATGATTCActttgaagtttctttttgtGGACTATTTATAGACGAAGAAGAGACAGAGGCTGTAAAGATGGCAGATGGGTGGTGTTGTCTGGATGCGACTAAAGTAATTCTAAACAGAGGTATATTAGCTTATTTTGCTTGTAAATTATTAcagttttctatatatattatctacaGTTTGTGGATTTATGCACATACAAATTAACTCTTTTCAGCATCCTTTGGTATCCGCGAATAGAAACAAATTTTTCTATCTATATGGTTGGTGTTTAgatttttaaccaaaaatagTGTTAATACTtacatattataatataataattcaaataaaaCAAATGAATTTTCCCCATACACAGTACGGGGCCCAAATACtagtttttttgataaacaataAATCTAAGAAgaatcactttttaaaagaaacagagaaaattAAGAAGACTCAGTCAATATGTATAACTACGTGTTTTCCTGTAACATGTGGatgacaaaattttaatttaaattataattaatttattttattgatattgttaattttatttttttaccaacattttaatataaatttgatttaattaaacataagtctaagataaaaataattttgttgatgttaagtaatatttaagaatatatatgtatatatttaaaattataatcttagatagatttttctatctatttCGTTTAGTTAcatatattaaatcaacttgtataaaattcataaaaaagtataattatcaattatttaaacttaacagtatttataaatttataaatatatgagaAACTAAtgattttacaattaaaatttatacttttttaaaacaaatgtataaaaaatttgaacatttaagtaacaaaatttttataattatgaaaagataggattaaataatatttcaaaattttaaatgtctggttttaatatatttattttaatgatgatgtatgaattattaacatattttaaaaagattatcaaaattataaatcaaCATTGTATGAGTTATATTACCCATATTCGAAAAAAtgtaccaaaaatataaattaacattaaatgtaattgtTAATATCATGTTTACTAATAAATCATGTCATCAATTTTAATAGGCATGTCACATCTATTTTGTTAAAGTGATTATAGAGATGACACGTGGcaaatcacttctcaaataatgttAGTgccattattatatatatatatagtcaagAATAAACTAATTGAAGTAGATTCTTGTTGTGATTCAGTGAATGGACCAAATATTAAGTTAAAAGACTCAAAAccataagttttaataaatagaaAGTTGCTAAAAAGACTAAAGAAAGACTCCATAGTATAAAACtaggaaaataaaaaagaaggtGGAGATTTCAGTCGATGGTAGAGAAACCAAGATCATGATCAGGTGCATCAGCAGAAAGCCTGAGAACATCTAATGCCTCAGAAACTTTAGACTTGAGTGCCTCTGGTGACTCCATCAGGTGCAATATCTCGGCCTGATCCATCTCCAACAACATTCCTGTCACTTTAGCCACGTGAAGTGGTTCCTGCCTTTCCACAAGTGGGTATAGTCGCTCTCCGAGCATCTGTAGAGTCCAACCAAGTCACAATATACATGTTACATTAACTTGCCAATCTTAATCAAATCTCTTTAACATGTTCTTTAAAAGATGTTATAAATCTATGGATTTGTTTACAAATTATACACTAAATGTAAAAGCAATATAAAACAATGGAAACCTAGCTAGGTCTCATATGAGGTTAGCTGAGATGTAGAGGAAAGAAGGGGCAAACCCGTGTGCGATCAGCTGGACTTGCAGAAGCTAAGAGAGAAGTGAGCTTAGAGATTGGAAGTAGAGGAGCTTTCTGGTGATTTTGAGGAGCAACAATACCAATTGAAGAAGCATCAATTGGCAAAGGCATGACTGGAGGCAACGTTCCTTGTGAAACACTCAATTCCAATCCGTTCCTCCCGTTACCCGCACCATTCATGTATCTCATTCCCGGGCTCGGGTTATGGTGTATAAGCTGCAAATATCCAACACAAATTCAGTCTCATGATTAGCttaagaacttttttttttgtcggcgaTTAGCTTAAGAACTATAAACAAAACTATGTTAGTTTAACATACTTGTTGCTGTTGTTGGATGTGATGTGGCATGTTAGTAGCACCGCGCCCAAATCCCATTCTATGACCGGCCTGAGGTTGTCTCTGAAGAGGATAAGGCATGATGAAGTTGCCTGGGCCAGAACCTGGACGCATCCCGGGCATGAACTGAGGCTGGAATCCATATCCCATGGGCTGGGATGGGACCATGCTTGAACGCCCATTCTGGCCTACGTACATGTGCTGAGGTGGACCATGCATTGGTCCACCTCGTGGGTGATTAAACCCCGTCATTGGAGATTGCATTGACTCTGGTGCTCTAATCTGTGAAAACAGCGCCTGAAAAGAGCATGACGTAATCAGTCACACAACACAGCTTTAACAAaccacattttaaaaaaatatatgtgaataaaGAGAGTTTGATTCAGAAACCTGTAAATGTGCTTGTCTATCTTCTTTGCGCTGCGCAAGAGCTATGTAAAGTGGTTTCCTTCCTATCATCTTCCCGTTCATTTCATTCAGCTGCATTGTTATAAATATTACTTCATATCTCAGATGTCAAAAGAGAAGAGTAAAAAAGCTTTAGGCAACTCACGGCTCTTGAAGCTTCTTCAGGATTGGAATAAGCAACAAAACCAAACCCTCTGCTTATTCCTTGTGGATTAACCATAACCTTTCACATATTATTAGAGGACTTGTGTTCAAACATAAACGTAacatcaataaaaaaaagatatttgcATGCATTTTTTTTGCTATTACCTTGGAAGAGGTTACATTTCCAAACTCAGAGAACATCTCCTTGAGTTTCTCATCATCAACGCTATCATCAAGATTCTTCAAATACAGATTTGCTCCTTGAGATTTCTCAAACCGGTTCATCCTCTCTTC
It encodes:
- the LOC103835691 gene encoding polyadenylate-binding protein 3, with product MAAAVATGVAPSTMIDQVPSPTAAQTSVQVSVSVPVQSPVVAADQTHPNSSLYVGDLDPRVAEAHLFDLFKHIASVVSVRVCRDQNRRSLGYAYINFSNPNDAIRAMEALNYTPLFDRPIRIMLSNRDPSTRKSGKGNIFIKSLDASIDNKALFETFSSFGTILSCKVATDVTGQSKGYGFVQFEKEESAQAAIDKLNGMLMNDKQVYVAHFIRRQERSREENAPTPRFTNVYVKNLPKEIGEDELRKTFGKFGSISSAVVMRDQSGNSRCFGFVNFECAEAAAQAVEKMNGISLGDDVLFVGRAQKKSEREQELRRKFEEERMNRFEKSQGANLYLKNLDDSVDDEKLKEMFSEFGNVTSSKVMVNPQGISRGFGFVAYSNPEEASRALNEMNGKMIGRKPLYIALAQRKEDRQAHLQALFSQIRAPESMQSPMTGFNHPRGGPMHGPPQHMYVGQNGRSSMVPSQPMGYGFQPQFMPGMRPGSGPGNFIMPYPLQRQPQAGHRMGFGRGATNMPHHIQQQQQLIHHNPSPGMRYMNGAGNGRNGLELSVSQGTLPPVMPLPIDASSIGIVAPQNHQKAPLLPISKLTSLLASASPADRTRMLGERLYPLVERQEPLHVAKVTGMLLEMDQAEILHLMESPEALKSKVSEALDVLRLSADAPDHDLGFSTID